A single genomic interval of Oceanithermus profundus DSM 14977 harbors:
- a CDS encoding phosphoribosyltransferase family protein, with protein MKSYPIEIGGVKRELPVVQVGDGVAVALLNLLGDTELTEAVAEEMAKRLPEQVEVLVTPEVKAVPLAHALSRRTGLPYIVARKTAKPYMIQPVTREVLSITTGKPQLLVLDGADIAKIKGKKVAIVDDVVSTGSTLKGLRELIESVGGEVAAVMAVFTEGTPRDDVIALGHLPLFSPEEA; from the coding sequence ATGAAGAGCTATCCCATCGAGATCGGCGGGGTGAAGCGCGAACTGCCCGTGGTGCAGGTGGGCGACGGCGTGGCGGTCGCCCTGCTCAACCTGCTCGGGGACACCGAACTGACCGAAGCGGTGGCCGAAGAGATGGCGAAACGGCTGCCGGAACAGGTCGAGGTGCTCGTCACCCCCGAGGTCAAAGCGGTCCCCCTGGCCCACGCGCTTTCCCGCCGAACGGGTCTGCCGTACATCGTCGCGCGCAAGACCGCCAAACCCTACATGATCCAGCCGGTCACCCGCGAGGTGCTCTCGATCACCACCGGCAAGCCGCAGCTGCTGGTGCTCGACGGCGCGGACATCGCCAAGATCAAGGGCAAGAAGGTGGCCATCGTGGACGACGTGGTCTCGACCGGCAGCACCCTCAAGGGGTTGCGCGAGCTGATCGAGAGCGTCGGCGGCGAGGTGGCCGCGGTGATGGCCGTCTTCACCGAGGGCACCCCCCGCGACGACGTGATCGCCTTAGGCCATCTGCCTCTGTTCAGCCCCGAGGAGGCCTGA
- a CDS encoding HIT domain-containing protein has protein sequence MSDCVFCRIIAGELPADIVYQDEHFVAFRDIRPKARVHVLVVPREHVPKLSDYPDSEEGERKLGALFRTVNRVATRALGLEHYKIQAHVGERGGQEIFHVHVHVMSNAV, from the coding sequence ATGAGCGACTGCGTCTTCTGCCGCATCATCGCGGGGGAACTGCCGGCCGACATCGTCTACCAAGACGAACACTTCGTGGCCTTCCGCGACATCCGGCCCAAGGCCAGGGTGCACGTGCTGGTGGTGCCGCGCGAGCACGTGCCCAAGCTCTCCGACTACCCCGACAGCGAGGAGGGCGAGCGCAAGCTGGGCGCGCTCTTCCGCACCGTCAACCGCGTGGCCACCCGGGCCCTGGGGCTCGAGCACTACAAGATCCAGGCCCACGTGGGCGAGCGCGGCGGACAGGAGATCTTCCACGTGCACGTGCACGTGATGAGCAACGCGGTTTGA
- a CDS encoding MiaB/RimO family radical SAM methylthiotransferase: protein MRIAVRTLGCKVNQVESDALVGMLAALEPEVVALEEGADLVVINTCSVTTTAESTARKEIRRARRANPDAFVVVTGCYAELAPEQIAELGADAVVPNRSKAELPRVILEHFGLPADPVTAPPNEFWGAGERGLYSDRVRAFVKIQDGCNAGCAYCIIPRTRGRERHRDWRSVLEEAEALAAAGYRELVLTGVRLGSYAGHPRGVAGLLEELAAVGVPLRLSSIEPEDTGPELLEVIGRYAPFVRPHLHLSLQTGADRLLALMGRRYDTAYYRELVAAARARIPGFALTTDVIAGLPTETEDEHRATLAFLREVHPSRVHVFTYTPRPGTRAARLPQVPHAERKRRTHELIALAGELAEARMRPLLGRRTAVLVERVRSGVAYGHTPDYYEVELRGEGLAAGEEVQAVIERVEGYTLAARRAEPVDSRA from the coding sequence ATGCGGATCGCGGTGCGCACTTTGGGGTGCAAGGTCAACCAGGTGGAGTCGGATGCGCTGGTGGGGATGCTGGCGGCGCTCGAGCCCGAGGTGGTCGCGCTCGAAGAGGGCGCCGACCTCGTGGTGATCAACACCTGCAGCGTGACCACGACCGCCGAGTCCACCGCCCGCAAGGAGATCCGCCGCGCCCGCCGCGCCAACCCGGACGCCTTCGTGGTCGTGACCGGCTGCTACGCCGAGCTCGCCCCCGAGCAGATCGCCGAGCTGGGGGCCGACGCGGTGGTGCCCAACCGCAGCAAGGCCGAGCTGCCTCGCGTCATCCTCGAGCACTTCGGCCTGCCCGCCGACCCCGTCACCGCCCCGCCCAACGAGTTCTGGGGCGCGGGCGAGCGGGGGCTCTACTCGGACCGGGTGCGGGCCTTCGTCAAGATCCAGGACGGCTGCAACGCCGGCTGCGCCTACTGCATCATCCCCCGCACCCGCGGCCGCGAGCGCCACCGCGACTGGCGCAGCGTGCTGGAGGAGGCCGAGGCCCTGGCGGCGGCGGGTTACCGCGAGCTGGTGCTCACCGGGGTGCGGCTGGGCTCGTACGCCGGGCACCCGCGCGGGGTGGCGGGGCTGCTGGAGGAGCTCGCGGCCGTCGGCGTGCCCCTCAGGCTCAGCTCGATCGAGCCCGAGGACACCGGTCCGGAGCTGCTCGAGGTGATCGGCCGGTACGCCCCCTTCGTCCGCCCCCACCTGCACCTGAGCCTGCAGACGGGCGCCGACCGGCTGCTCGCGCTCATGGGCCGGCGCTACGACACCGCCTACTACCGTGAGCTGGTCGCCGCCGCCCGCGCGCGCATCCCCGGCTTCGCCCTCACCACCGACGTGATCGCCGGCCTGCCCACCGAGACCGAGGACGAGCACCGCGCCACGCTGGCCTTCCTGCGCGAGGTCCACCCCAGCCGGGTGCACGTCTTCACCTACACTCCGCGGCCGGGCACCCGCGCCGCGCGCCTGCCCCAGGTGCCCCACGCCGAGCGCAAGCGCCGCACCCACGAGCTCATCGCCCTGGCCGGGGAGCTGGCCGAGGCGCGCATGCGCCCGCTCCTGGGCCGCCGCACCGCCGTGTTGGTGGAGCGGGTGCGTTCGGGTGTGGCCTACGGTCACACCCCCGATTACTACGAGGTCGAGCTCCGTGGCGAAGGGCTCGCTGCGGGCGAGGAGGTCCAGGCCGTGATCGAGCGGGTGGAGGGCTACACGCTGGCCGCGCGCCGGGCCGAACCGGTAGACTCGAGGGCATGA
- a CDS encoding bifunctional nuclease family protein, with protein MVKAKLENLGVEAQSGNVVALLRAETGELLPIWIGPLEAQNIAVALAGEKPPRPLTPDLLLSVLEMLGGKLERVEITELKDGTYFARLVIDHRGIEYEIDARPSDAMALAVRTGAEILVDEKVLAEGKIDEANFEPHGPTPEA; from the coding sequence ATGGTTAAGGCAAAACTAGAAAACCTGGGGGTCGAAGCCCAGAGCGGAAACGTGGTCGCTCTGCTGCGCGCCGAGACGGGCGAACTGCTGCCGATTTGGATCGGCCCGCTCGAGGCCCAGAACATCGCGGTCGCCCTGGCCGGCGAAAAGCCCCCCAGACCGCTGACGCCGGACCTGCTGCTCTCGGTGCTCGAGATGCTCGGCGGCAAACTCGAGCGCGTCGAGATCACCGAGCTGAAGGACGGCACCTACTTCGCCCGGCTGGTCATCGACCACCGCGGCATCGAATACGAGATCGACGCCCGCCCCTCCGACGCCATGGCGCTGGCCGTGCGCACCGGCGCCGAGATCCTCGTGGACGAGAAGGTGCTGGCGGAGGGGAAGATCGACGAGGCCAACTTCGAGCCCCACGGCCCCACGCCCGAAGCCTGA